The following DNA comes from Rosa rugosa chromosome 5, drRosRugo1.1, whole genome shotgun sequence.
TTCAATGTTGTATAGTTTTCATGACTGATTGTGTAATCTGGGTCTTGCTCGATTTCATCGAATTTTGATTTGGTATGCAATCCGTGTTGAACCTGCCCAATTTGGGTTTTATTCTCATTTGAGGCTTTAAATCtaaaaaaggggggtttttggttttctaaatTCGAAGGTTTATTTCAATTCATGATGATGGCGTTTAATTCGTGTTTTCTTGCGGTAGGCGAAAAATGCAAGTCTCGGAAACTAGCTCACAAGTGCATGCTCTTGTTTATGATTCTTGGGTTTTTGTTATGACTCCACCAGTTATTATGTTGATTTTGGTTCAGTTTTTGTGTTTTGCGCCTGTTGTTACTGGTTACTCTCTTCAATACTAGTCTAAGTGAAGATCTTGTTATAAGTAAGCTTGAGAAGTTTAGAGACCATGTTACTGTTTTTCCAGTCCAGTAGGTCTGGTTTGTTTAAATGCTTAGCGTCTGTTGTGACTTTAGTTTTCTTCATTATATGCAGACTATGCTTCTCACATGGTGATGTGGAATCTAGCGTGCATGGCATGGCTGCTTTGAGTATCACATAAATTGACTTCTCCTTAAGTCTACGTCAAGGAGTAACTAATGGCTCGGAAGGCTAATCAACAGAAGAATGGGGTTGATCGGCAGACgtcaaagcaaaagaagaaggctTCGGAGTCACCAGCAGAAACGAAAGCAAGTGAGGTGAAAGTTTTCCCTGGAGAAGAAATCTCAAATGGTGACCAGCCAAGCAGTCCTCTTTCAGCAGGTGTGGGTAAAACCAATCATGCTGGAGATGAGAATAAAAGCAAGCAAAaacctggcaaggttttgagGAAAGAGAATCAAGGGACGGATCCAATGCCGGGTCAAGGGCAGTCGACGTCTTCAGGAAGTGATTCAGGAAATTGCAACGGAAATAATGAAGCTCCAAGCGTAAGAGAGCATAGTGGGCCGTTACCCCATAGTGAAATACGTCGCAAACATGCAAAAAGAAAATCAGGTTACTCACTGAATCGGCATGTAAAAAATCTGATGGGGAAGATAGAGTCTTCAGATAGCGTATTGGTTAGAAATTTGAGGGCATCAACATTGTCCTTCTTGAAAGTGGCTAATGAATGGCTGCAGAGGCACAAACCAATGATTCTGACTGTAACAAGTAAAGTACAGAATGGTCGTGATTATGTCCAAACAAAGGTTGATCAGGCATATCCTATAGTTAAGAAGTGGCTTACGCAGCTTTGGAGTGTGCTGTTTATTATATCAATGCTTTGGTTCAATTTTACCTTAAGGGGTATCGATTCCTTCGTACGCATGGGGACAACATCCTTGTTTTCAGTGATATGGTTCAGCATTCTCTCAGTAGTTTCTATGGTTGGGATGTTTAAATTCCTGATTGTCTTGGTAAGCCCTAGTATTGCTAATTTTCTGCTGAGTCTTGACTACTTAATAATCAGAAAATTATTATGCCTTTTCAATGATTTATGTTTGGGCTTATTTTCTAACAGAATGCACCCCGTTTATGGTTCCTTGTAGTTTCCCACCTTTTTGGCTTATTCTAAACGATTATGACTTTTTGAGCATCCGGAATTTCCGAGTATATAAATGTATCCTCATGAATAATTATTACTTGCAATTAGGGCATGCTGATTAAGTTCACCTTACCATTTCTTAGCTTATTCATTTGTATTAGTCTCCGATGTATTCATACTTATTGCTTGAATATAACCAGGTCTCAGCAGCTTTAATTGGAGTTTTCATTGGGTTCATGCTTGCAATTTTATTGGTTGCTCTTTCTGGAGCTCTTTTCTTGTGGCTTTATGGAAGCTTTTGGACAACATTACTTGTAATCTTCTTTGGAGGTGATTTCCTCTACTCTCTTAATCATTTTATTCAAATGATTTGATTATCAGATCGTGCTGAGGTTCTTTATTCTTCAAATTTCAGGTTTGGCATTCACTCTGAGCCATGAGCGGGTTGCACTGTTAATTGCAACTGTGTATTCCATGTATTGTGCTTGGACGTATGTTGGATGGCTGGGTGTGCTCTTGGGGTTAAATTTATCTTTTATCTCAAGTGAGTGTCTAATATATTTCTTAAAGAACAACGTAAATCAGAATACAAGACCTACCGGATCCCCTGAACAAACGTCTGGAATGCACGATCAACAAGGCTTCTTCAATGGTGAGCACGTGCATTCCTCATCCTCAGAAAATGGCCCATGGTTTTCTGCTGATCGTAGCCCTGGAGTGCCTTCAACCAGTGGGGCTGATTCTGAGTTAACTTCTGAAGATGAAATTGTTCGGCTGCTAAATTGTACTGACCACTATTCAGTGCTGGGATTCTCCCGCTATGAAGACGTAGATATTTCTTTACTGAAGCGAGAGTATAAGAAAAAGGTAATTGCCATTCTTTGTATTGGGATTTCTTTTCCAAATTCTTCTTGGTTTTCTGGTCAATATGGTGTTCTATGTAGTTGAAAAATCTGACTATCTTGTTATGATATTTAATGAATGATTTTGATCCTTCCCGGGATTGATCAGGCAATTCGGGTCCATTTCCATATATGTCACTTAAAATAATTGTGTTATTTgaatttttatgttgcttatcaGGCAATGTTGGTCCATCCTGATAAGAATATGGGAAATGAAAAGGCTGCTGAAGCTTTCAAGAAACTACAGAATGCATATGAGGTGATTCTTGTGATATATcctttgagatttttttttgctGTTTGGTTTTTCATTCTGATTAAATTGTTGTACCATTTTGCTGTATATTTTTTTCTAGGTTTTACTTGATTCCTTGAAGCGAAAAGCATATGATGACGAATTAAGGAGCCAGGAACTGCTGAACATTTTCCGTAGGTTTAAAAGTGCTTCACAAAAGGTAATAATCTTGTCCTCATATGTTACACATGTATTCAATTTTTTAATCGGTGTGGGAAAGTGAAATTGTTTGACCAATTTCTTCAATATTCATGAGGAACCTGAGAAGTTGAATCGTGAAGTGATGCCTGCCACTTGGTTCCAAATCCAAGGGGGTTCTATCCTTAACTTGGATTTGTCAGTAGAAAGTATTCTTATGGTCTTTCTAGTTATAGCTTCTGCCATCAAGTATTTGTTTGTTTAATATTGCTCTTAGGGCTGTATCACTGGTTCCAAGTTTCCTATCTACCTTATCTAAGCTTTTAATGCAATATATTTCCCAGAATGGAGGAAACGGTTTCTTCCCCTCTGGATTTGGAAGCCCAGAGGCTGATGGTGAGGACCCATTTGGAGAGTCAAGGCAAATCGCCTGCAATAAGTGcaacaactttcatacctggtcACTCACCAGAAAATCAAAATCGAGAGCAAGATGGTGCCAggtatttcatttatttttgaaAGCTTCTTGATGTTCTATTAGTTTGCATTTATCATAATTATTTTGATTATGCCCATGATGCTTGTTTTCCCATAAACAGCTGGCATTTTTTGTTATTGGTGGTAATGTTTTCACtatggtttttttgtttttaaaggaTTGCAAAGATTTTCATCAAGCGAAAGATGGTGATGGATGGGTTGAACAATCTTCACAACCTTTCTTCTTTGGATTATTGCAGAAGGTACATGCCTTTATGTTGGAAGCTTGTTTTTGGAATTTGATGTTTCATGTGTCTGCTCATAACTTGATTTCCCTCTTTAACTGATATTGAATGAGTCATTGTTTCGTCAGtcgaaagaaaagaaatcaacATTTAAAGAAAGTGGAAAACGGTGATTAGCATTGATGTGAAAAGTGTCTAATCCAAGATGCTTGTTTTAAAAATAATGTCAAATGTGCAGGTAGATACTCCATCTGCATTTGTCTGTGCAGATAGCAAGATATATAATGCTAGCGAGTGGTATATTTGTCAGGTAATCCTATGTAACATTTTTCTTAATTAGGTTCTCTGGGAGGTGCCTCATACACAAACTCAGAGGTATTGCAGTTATTGAAAGTAGATTTACATAAAGCTAAGTTTTTGTTGCAGGGAATGAGATGTCCAGC
Coding sequences within:
- the LOC133709485 gene encoding uncharacterized protein LOC133709485 isoform X2; protein product: MARKANQQKNGVDRQTSKQKKKASESPAETKASEVKVFPGEEISNGDQPSSPLSAGVGKTNHAGDENKSKQKPGKVLRKENQGTDPMPGQGQSTSSGSDSGNCNGNNEAPSVREHSGPLPHSEIRRKHAKRKSGYSLNRHVKNLMGKIESSDSVLVRNLRASTLSFLKVANEWLQRHKPMILTVTSKVQNGRDYVQTKVDQAYPIVKKWLTQLWSVLFIISMLWFNFTLRGIDSFVRMGTTSLFSVIWFSILSVVSMVGMFKFLIVLVSAALIGVFIGFMLAILLVALSGALFLWLYGSFWTTLLVIFFGGLAFTLSHERVALLIATVYSMYCAWTYVGWLGVLLGLNLSFISSECLIYFLKNNVNQNTRPTGSPEQTSGMHDQQGFFNGEHVHSSSSENGPWFSADRSPGVPSTSGADSELTSEDEIVRLLNCTDHYSVLGFSRYEDVDISLLKREYKKKAMLVHPDKNMGNEKAAEAFKKLQNAYEVLLDSLKRKAYDDELRSQELLNIFRRFKSASQKNGGNGFFPSGFGSPEADGEDPFGESRQIACNKCNNFHTWSLTRKSKSRARWCQDCKDFHQAKDGDGWVEQSSQPFFFGLLQKVDTPSAFVCADSKIYNASEWYICQGMRCPANTHKPSFHVNTSVTSTKHNSGKGTNSGQRGGRMPASVEECMTEEEFVEWLQNAMQTGMYENFSAGTSTESPSAKSGNGTKTSGSANKRKKKGKKQ
- the LOC133709485 gene encoding uncharacterized protein LOC133709485 isoform X1, whose protein sequence is MARKANQQKNGVDRQTSKQKKKASESPAETKASEVKVFPGEEISNGDQPSSPLSAGVGKTNHAGDENKSKQKPGKVLRKENQGTDPMPGQGQSTSSGSDSGNCNGNNEAPSVREHSGPLPHSEIRRKHAKRKSGYSLNRHVKNLMGKIESSDSVLVRNLRASTLSFLKVANEWLQRHKPMILTVTSKVQNGRDYVQTKVDQAYPIVKKWLTQLWSVLFIISMLWFNFTLRGIDSFVRMGTTSLFSVIWFSILSVVSMVGMFKFLIVLVSAALIGVFIGFMLAILLVALSGALFLWLYGSFWTTLLVIFFGGLAFTLSHERVALLIATVYSMYCAWTYVGWLGVLLGLNLSFISSECLIYFLKNNVNQNTRPTGSPEQTSGMHDQQGFFNGEHVHSSSSENGPWFSADRSPGVPSTSGADSELTSEDEIVRLLNCTDHYSVLGFSRYEDVDISLLKREYKKKAMLVHPDKNMGNEKAAEAFKKLQNAYEVLLDSLKRKAYDDELRSQELLNIFRRFKSASQKNGGNGFFPSGFGSPEADGEDPFGESRQIACNKCNNFHTWSLTRKSKSRARWCQDCKDFHQAKDGDGWVEQSSQPFFFGLLQKVDTPSAFVCADSKIYNASEWYICQGMRCPANTHKPSFHVNTSVTSTKHNSGKGTNSGQRGGRMPASVEECMTEEEFVEWLQNAMQTGMYENFSAGTSTESPSAKSGNGTKTSGSANKRKKKGKKQW